The following are encoded together in the Vibrio zhugei genome:
- the nusA gene encoding transcription termination factor NusA: MSKEILAVVEAVSNEKAVPRERIFEALEIALATSTKKKHEFEIEVRVEIDRKTGEFDTYRRWLVVEEVENPTKEISIEAAQYEDETLGLGDFVEDEIESVTFDRITTQTAKQVIVQKVREAERAQVVEQFIDNEGELVTGVVKKVNRETVILDLGNNAEAVILREDQLPRENFRPGDRVRGLLYAVRPDARGFQLFITRSKPEMLAELFRVEVPEIGEEMIELKGAARDPGSRAKIAVKTNDKRIDPVGACVGMRGARVQAVSSELGGERIDIVLWDDNPAQFVINAMAPADVASIIVDEDANSMDIAVEADNLAQAIGRSGQNVRLASQLTGWELNVMTVDDLQKKHQEESTAAIENFMKYLDVEQDFAELLVEEGFSTLEEVAYVPVNELLEVEGLDEDLVEELRGRAKQALTTIALAQEESYNGAEPAEDLLSLSGLERELAFKLAAKGVVTLEDLADQGVDELEDVEGLSEERAGELIMAARNICWFGEEA; the protein is encoded by the coding sequence ATGAGTAAAGAAATTTTAGCGGTTGTTGAGGCGGTTTCTAACGAGAAAGCGGTACCTCGTGAGCGTATTTTTGAAGCGCTTGAAATCGCATTAGCGACTTCAACGAAAAAGAAGCATGAATTTGAAATTGAAGTTCGTGTCGAAATTGACCGTAAAACCGGTGAGTTCGACACTTACCGTCGCTGGTTAGTGGTTGAAGAAGTTGAAAATCCAACCAAAGAAATCTCGATTGAAGCGGCTCAGTATGAAGATGAGACGCTAGGTCTGGGCGACTTCGTTGAAGATGAAATTGAATCAGTGACGTTTGACCGTATTACCACACAAACGGCGAAACAAGTTATCGTACAGAAAGTACGTGAAGCGGAACGCGCACAAGTTGTTGAACAATTTATTGATAACGAAGGCGAGTTAGTGACGGGCGTTGTTAAGAAAGTCAACCGTGAAACGGTGATTCTTGACTTAGGTAATAACGCTGAAGCCGTCATTTTACGTGAAGACCAATTGCCACGTGAAAACTTCCGTCCAGGTGACCGCGTACGTGGTTTGCTGTATGCTGTTCGCCCAGATGCGCGTGGTTTCCAATTATTTATCACTCGCTCTAAGCCTGAAATGCTTGCTGAATTATTTCGTGTTGAAGTACCGGAAATTGGCGAAGAAATGATTGAGCTTAAAGGGGCGGCGCGTGATCCAGGTTCTCGTGCAAAAATTGCCGTTAAAACCAACGACAAACGCATTGACCCAGTCGGTGCTTGTGTTGGCATGCGCGGTGCGCGTGTTCAAGCGGTATCCAGTGAACTTGGTGGTGAGCGTATTGATATTGTTCTTTGGGATGATAACCCAGCACAATTCGTGATTAACGCCATGGCACCTGCAGATGTGGCATCCATCATTGTTGATGAAGATGCGAACTCTATGGACATTGCGGTTGAAGCCGATAATTTAGCGCAAGCAATCGGTCGTAGCGGTCAAAACGTTCGTCTAGCATCTCAACTGACTGGTTGGGAACTGAATGTGATGACGGTTGATGACCTACAGAAGAAACACCAAGAAGAATCGACAGCTGCTATTGAGAACTTTATGAAGTATCTTGATGTTGAGCAGGACTTCGCAGAACTTTTGGTGGAAGAAGGATTTTCTACTTTGGAAGAAGTGGCGTATGTGCCAGTCAATGAACTTCTTGAAGTAGAAGGTTTAGATGAAGATCTTGTCGAAGAGCTACGCGGTCGTGCAAAACAAGCACTAACGACAATTGCTCTAGCACAAGAAGAATCATACAACGGCGCAGAACCAGCTGAAGATTTATTGAGCCTATCAGGCCTTGAACGTGAACTGGCTTTCAAATTGGCTGCTAAAGGTGTAGTAACACTGGAAGATCTTGCAGACCAAGGTGTGGATGAGCTAGAAGACGTTGAAGGTTTGTCTGAGGAGCGTGCCGGTGAGCTTATCATGGCGGCCCGAAATATCTGCTGGTTTGGTGAAGAAGCGTAA
- the rimP gene encoding ribosome maturation factor RimP, with translation MTGLERQLTELLEAPVVASGYELVGLEFIRAGQHSTLRVFVDHENGINVDDCAEVSRQISAVLDVEDPISVAYNLEVSSPGLERPLFKIAHYEQFIGHEVSLVLKMAVGNRRKWSGVIDAVDGETVAISVDGQQEHFALSNIAKANLIPKF, from the coding sequence ATGACTGGTTTAGAGAGACAACTAACTGAACTACTTGAAGCACCAGTTGTTGCTTCAGGTTATGAGCTGGTTGGATTAGAATTTATACGTGCAGGGCAGCACTCAACATTACGTGTTTTTGTCGACCATGAAAATGGTATTAATGTTGATGATTGCGCTGAAGTAAGTCGACAAATCAGTGCGGTTTTAGATGTAGAAGATCCTATATCAGTGGCTTATAACCTTGAAGTGTCTTCTCCTGGTTTAGAGCGACCACTGTTTAAAATCGCACATTATGAGCAATTTATTGGTCACGAGGTCAGCCTCGTTCTGAAAATGGCTGTTGGCAACCGTCGTAAATGGAGTGGTGTCATTGACGCCGTTGACGGAGAAACCGTTGCGATCAGTGTTGATGGGCAACAAGAACATTTTGCGTTAAGTAATATCGCAAAAGCTAACCTGATCCCTAAATTTTAA
- the secG gene encoding preprotein translocase subunit SecG, translating into MYTALLVIYLLAAVGIIGLVLIQQGKGADMGASFGAGASNTVFGSSGSGNFLTRMTAIFALIFLVTSLVLGNYSTHKTDSKWVDPTQGQTQLDNKASDNAAPAASDESTDTKSDSNVPQ; encoded by the coding sequence ATGTATACAGCTCTACTTGTGATTTACCTGTTGGCTGCGGTTGGTATCATTGGCTTAGTGCTGATACAGCAAGGTAAAGGCGCAGATATGGGAGCCTCATTCGGTGCTGGTGCCTCAAATACAGTTTTTGGTTCGAGTGGCTCAGGAAATTTCCTAACCCGAATGACTGCAATTTTTGCACTGATTTTTTTAGTTACTAGCTTAGTTTTGGGTAATTATTCTACTCATAAAACAGATTCTAAATGGGTTGACCCAACACAAGGTCAAACGCAATTAGACAATAAAGCGAGTGATAATGCAGCTCCGGCTGCGAGTGACGAATCAACAGATACAAAATCTGATAGTAACGTCCCTCAATAA
- the glmM gene encoding phosphoglucosamine mutase — MSQERRYFGTDGVRGKVGQYPITPDFVLKLGWAAGRVLAQQGTKKVIIGKDTRISGYMLESALEAGLAAAGLNAVLTGPMPTPAVAYLTQTFRAEAGIVISASHNPYYDNGIKFFSAHGTKLPDDVELAIEAQLDQEIDCVESGLLGKASRLIDAAGRYIEFCKSTFPHSLSLEGLKLVIDCAHGATYHIAPSVFRELGADVIAIGVEPNGTNINDEVGATDVRALQARVVVEQADLGLAFDGDGDRLIMVDAQGNKVDGDQIAYVIARNEQRRGTLQGGVVGTLMTNLGMENGLKELGIPFQRAAVGDRYVMEALVENNWSIGAENSGHIILLDSVTTGDAIVAALRMLTAIAENHQPLHELTAGMTLYPQVLENVRFSGETNPLEHEKVLAAVATVEGKLADKGRVLLRKSGTEPLIRVMVEGEDAELVQQSALDIAQVVKDNC; from the coding sequence ATGTCACAAGAAAGACGTTATTTCGGTACAGATGGGGTACGAGGTAAAGTAGGTCAGTATCCAATTACTCCAGACTTTGTTTTAAAGCTCGGTTGGGCGGCAGGGCGTGTCCTAGCACAGCAAGGCACGAAAAAAGTGATCATTGGTAAAGATACTCGGATCTCTGGTTATATGCTTGAATCGGCACTTGAAGCTGGTCTTGCCGCGGCGGGTCTTAATGCCGTTTTAACTGGCCCAATGCCGACGCCCGCCGTGGCTTACTTAACACAAACATTCCGCGCAGAAGCCGGTATTGTTATCTCTGCATCACATAATCCTTATTATGATAATGGCATTAAGTTTTTTTCCGCTCATGGCACCAAATTACCGGACGATGTCGAATTAGCGATTGAAGCGCAATTAGATCAAGAGATTGATTGTGTCGAATCTGGCTTGCTAGGCAAGGCATCGCGTTTAATCGATGCGGCTGGGCGATATATCGAATTTTGTAAAAGCACCTTCCCTCACAGTCTCAGTTTAGAAGGACTCAAGCTAGTTATCGATTGTGCGCATGGAGCAACGTACCATATTGCGCCTAGTGTGTTCCGTGAATTGGGAGCCGATGTTATTGCGATTGGGGTTGAGCCTAATGGTACTAACATCAATGATGAAGTCGGAGCGACAGATGTTCGCGCACTGCAAGCACGAGTCGTGGTGGAACAGGCAGATCTGGGCTTGGCTTTCGATGGGGATGGCGATCGTTTGATCATGGTCGATGCTCAAGGCAATAAAGTCGATGGCGATCAGATTGCCTACGTGATTGCACGTAATGAGCAACGTCGTGGTACCTTGCAAGGTGGTGTTGTGGGAACTTTGATGACCAACCTAGGTATGGAAAATGGGCTTAAAGAACTTGGTATTCCATTTCAACGGGCTGCGGTTGGCGATCGTTATGTGATGGAAGCGCTCGTCGAAAATAACTGGTCAATCGGTGCTGAAAACTCTGGCCATATTATTCTTTTAGATAGTGTCACCACTGGGGATGCGATTGTTGCCGCTTTACGTATGCTAACGGCGATTGCAGAGAATCATCAACCCCTGCATGAACTCACTGCGGGAATGACACTTTACCCTCAGGTCCTTGAAAATGTCCGTTTCAGTGGTGAAACTAACCCGCTAGAACATGAAAAAGTGCTAGCAGCCGTTGCAACGGTTGAAGGCAAGTTAGCGGATAAAGGACGTGTGCTGTTACGTAAGTCAGGTACCGAACCATTAATCCGTGTCATGGTGGAAGGGGAAGATGCAGAGCTGGTACAGCAATCGGCTCTTGATATCGCACAAGTGGTCAAAGACAACTGTTAA
- the folP gene encoding dihydropteroate synthase: MKLQTPKKQLLLESPLVMGILNTTPDSFSDGGRYNQVENALRRALQMRDAGVAIIDIGGESTRPGAPEVSLEEELERVIPVVKAIREHDQEIWISIDTSKAEVMRQAIAAGADLINDVRSLSEDGALQVVAQAQVPVCIMHMQGQPKTMQDAPTYQDVVTDVDDFLQQRIRACEQAGILRSNIIIDPGFGFGKTVAHNYQLLGHLEQFHQYQLPVLAGMSRKSMIFKPLNKKPAECMVGSVACATLAAAKGAHIIRVHDFEETIEAMKIVELMKKSI; this comes from the coding sequence ATGAAGCTGCAAACCCCCAAAAAACAATTGTTATTAGAAAGTCCACTAGTGATGGGAATTCTTAACACAACACCGGATTCTTTTTCCGACGGCGGGCGTTATAATCAAGTGGAAAACGCATTACGACGAGCGTTACAAATGCGTGACGCAGGTGTCGCCATCATTGATATTGGCGGAGAGTCAACACGCCCTGGGGCTCCTGAAGTGTCATTAGAAGAGGAGCTTGAGCGTGTTATCCCAGTTGTTAAGGCGATCCGCGAGCATGATCAAGAGATCTGGATTTCTATTGACACCAGTAAAGCGGAAGTTATGCGGCAAGCGATAGCGGCAGGGGCGGATTTGATTAATGATGTGCGCTCGCTGAGCGAAGACGGAGCGTTGCAGGTGGTTGCTCAGGCTCAGGTTCCTGTGTGCATTATGCATATGCAAGGGCAACCGAAAACGATGCAGGATGCCCCTACTTATCAAGATGTGGTTACGGATGTTGACGACTTCTTACAGCAGCGAATTCGCGCATGTGAGCAAGCCGGGATTTTACGCAGTAACATTATTATTGACCCTGGCTTTGGCTTCGGTAAAACGGTTGCACACAACTATCAGTTATTAGGGCATCTTGAACAATTTCATCAATATCAATTGCCTGTTTTAGCAGGCATGTCACGCAAATCGATGATTTTTAAACCATTGAATAAAAAGCCGGCGGAGTGCATGGTCGGTAGTGTGGCCTGTGCTACACTGGCCGCAGCAAAAGGGGCGCACATTATTCGTGTGCACGACTTTGAAGAAACAATAGAAGCGATGAAAATCGTCGAATTAATGAAAAAAAGTATTTGA